From Pan troglodytes isolate AG18354 chromosome 9, NHGRI_mPanTro3-v2.0_pri, whole genome shotgun sequence, the proteins below share one genomic window:
- the RELT gene encoding tumor necrosis factor receptor superfamily member 19L isoform X9 has protein sequence MKPSLLCRPLSCFLMLLPWPLATLTSTTLWQCPPGEEPDLDPGQGTLCRPCPPGTFSAAWGSSPCQPHARCSLWRRLEAQVGTATRDTLCGDCWPGWFGPWGVPRIPCQPCSWAPLGTHGCDGINPAYRTEDANEDTIGVLVRLITEKKENAAALEELLKEYHSKQLVQTSHRPVSKLPPAPPNVPHICPHRHHLHTVQGLASLSGPCCSRCSQKKWPEVLLSPEAVATTTPVPSLLPNPTRVPKAGAKAGRQGEITILSVGRFRVARIPEQRTSSMVSEVKTITEAGPSWGDLPDSPQPGLPPEQQALLGSGGSHTKWLKPPAENKAEENRYVVRLSESNLVI, from the exons ATGAAGCCAAGTCTGCTGTGCCGGCCCCTGTCCTGCTTCCTTATG CTGCTGCCCTGGCCTCTCGCCACCCTGACATCAACAACCCTTTGGCAGTGCCCACCTGGGGAGGAGCCCGACCTG GACCCAGGGCAGGGCACATTATGCAGGCCCTGCCCCCCAGGCACCTTCTCAGCTGCATGGGGCTCCAGCCCATGCCAGCCCCATGCCCGTTGCAGCCtttggaggaggctggaggcccaggtgggcacgGCAACTCGAGATACACTCTGTGGAGACTGCTGGCCTGG GTGGTTTGGGCCTTGGGGGGTTCCCCGCATTCCATGTCAACCATGTTCCTGGGCACCTCTGGGTACTCATGGCTGTGATG GAATCAACCCTGCCTACCGGACTGAGGATGCCAATGAGGACACCATTGGGGTCCTGGTGCGCTTGATCACAGAGAAGAAAG AGAATGCTGCGGCCCTGGAGGAGCTGCTGAAAGAGTACCACAGCAAACAGCTGGTGCAGACGAGCCACAGGCCTGTGTCCAA GCTGCCGCCAGCGCCCCCGAACGTGCCACACATCTGCCCGCACCGCCACCATCTCCACACCGTGCAGGGCCTGGCCTCGCTCTCTGGCCCCTGCTGCTCCCGCTGTAGCCAGAAGAAGTGGCCCGAGGTGCTGCTGTCCCCTGAGGCTGTAGCCACCACTACTCCTGTTCCCAGCCTTCTGCCTAACCCGACCAGGGTTCCCAAGGCCGGGGCCAAGGCAGGGCGTCAGGGCGAGATCACCATCTTGTCTGTGGGCAG GTTCCGCGTGGCTCGAATTCCTGAGCAGCGGACAAGTTCAATGGTGTCTGAGGTGAAGACCATCACGGAGGCTGGGCCCTCGTGGGGTGATCTCCCTGACTCCCCACAACCTGGCCTCCCCCCTGAGCAGCAGGCCCTGCTAGGAAGTGGCGGAAGCCATACTAAGTGGCTGAAGCCCCCAGCAGAGAACAAGGCCGAG GAGAACCGCTATGTGGTCCGGCTAAGTGAGAGCAACCTGGTCATCTGA
- the RELT gene encoding tumor necrosis factor receptor superfamily member 19L isoform X8, protein MKPSLLCRPLSCFLMDPGQGTLCRPCPPGTFSAAWGSSPCQPHARCSLWRRLEAQVGTATRDTLCGDCWPGWFGPWGVPRIPCQPCSWAPLGTHGCDEWGRRARRGVEVAAGASSGGETRQPGNGTRAGGPEETAAQYAVIAIVPVFCLMGLLGILVCNLLKRKGYHCTAHKEVGPGPGGGGSGINPAYRTEDANEDTIGVLVRLITEKKENAAALEELLKEYHSKQLVQTSHRPVSKLPPAPPNVPHICPHRHHLHTVQGLASLSGPCCSRCSQKKWPEVLLSPEAVATTTPVPSLLPNPTRVPKAGAKAGRQGEITILSVGRFRVARIPEQRTSSMVSEVKTITEAGPSWGDLPDSPQPGLPPEQQALLGSGGSHTKWLKPPAENKAEENRYVVRLSESNLVI, encoded by the exons ATGAAGCCAAGTCTGCTGTGCCGGCCCCTGTCCTGCTTCCTTATG GACCCAGGGCAGGGCACATTATGCAGGCCCTGCCCCCCAGGCACCTTCTCAGCTGCATGGGGCTCCAGCCCATGCCAGCCCCATGCCCGTTGCAGCCtttggaggaggctggaggcccaggtgggcacgGCAACTCGAGATACACTCTGTGGAGACTGCTGGCCTGG GTGGTTTGGGCCTTGGGGGGTTCCCCGCATTCCATGTCAACCATGTTCCTGGGCACCTCTGGGTACTCATGGCTGTGATG AGTGGGGGCGGCGGGCCCGACGTGGCGTGGAGGTGGCAGCAGGGGCCAGCAGCGGTGGTGAGACACGGCAGCCTGGGAACGGCACCCGGGCAGGTGGCCCAGAGGAGACAGCCGCCCAGTATGCGGTCATCGCCATCGTCCCTGTCTTCTGCCTCATGGGGCTGTTGGGCATCCTGGTGTGCAACCTCCTCAAGCGGAAGGGCTACCACTGCACGGCGCACAAGGAGGTCGGGCCcggccctggaggtggaggcagtg GAATCAACCCTGCCTACCGGACTGAGGATGCCAATGAGGACACCATTGGGGTCCTGGTGCGCTTGATCACAGAGAAGAAAG AGAATGCTGCGGCCCTGGAGGAGCTGCTGAAAGAGTACCACAGCAAACAGCTGGTGCAGACGAGCCACAGGCCTGTGTCCAA GCTGCCGCCAGCGCCCCCGAACGTGCCACACATCTGCCCGCACCGCCACCATCTCCACACCGTGCAGGGCCTGGCCTCGCTCTCTGGCCCCTGCTGCTCCCGCTGTAGCCAGAAGAAGTGGCCCGAGGTGCTGCTGTCCCCTGAGGCTGTAGCCACCACTACTCCTGTTCCCAGCCTTCTGCCTAACCCGACCAGGGTTCCCAAGGCCGGGGCCAAGGCAGGGCGTCAGGGCGAGATCACCATCTTGTCTGTGGGCAG GTTCCGCGTGGCTCGAATTCCTGAGCAGCGGACAAGTTCAATGGTGTCTGAGGTGAAGACCATCACGGAGGCTGGGCCCTCGTGGGGTGATCTCCCTGACTCCCCACAACCTGGCCTCCCCCCTGAGCAGCAGGCCCTGCTAGGAAGTGGCGGAAGCCATACTAAGTGGCTGAAGCCCCCAGCAGAGAACAAGGCCGAG GAGAACCGCTATGTGGTCCGGCTAAGTGAGAGCAACCTGGTCATCTGA